Sequence from the Candidatus Margulisiibacteriota bacterium genome:
ACGATCACCCGCGCTTCTTCGATGCCGTTGATCCGCGCCACGCTGCGCGCCATTTCACCGCTGATCGCGCGGGAAAATTTCACGTTTTGATCAAACTCCGACGCGCCCAGCGCACTGCCTTTGTCAAAAATCTCGAAGCCCACCGCGCCGCCGTTGGGCATAATGCCCTCCTGGGCGATAGTCAAAACTATATCCGTGCGTCTTTTGGTCGGCACGAGGATCGTGCGGCCGTCGTCCTCCAGCCGGTAATCTTTCACGCCCTGCGTTTTCAGCGAATCCACGATCAGCGCCGCTTCCGCATAATCGAGGTTTTTAAACAACACCGAATAACCGGCCGGCTCTTTTTTTTGCTGAAAACCGGGCAGAGAGCCGCCGATCTTGAGATTGCCGGCCAGCGACGGACGGTAAAGGAAAAATAAAATCGCCAGCGCGGCGATCACCACAACACCGATAATGATAAAAATCGTTCTATTGCCGCCGGCTTTAGCGCCCGCTCCTATCTGCTCGCCCACAGGGTTTTATTTCTCCTTTCTTAAAAAAATATCTGCTTAAACCGGTATTTGCTCGATCTCTTTAAAGGTTGACACCACCTGATTGACCACGGTTGTCGCCATTTGCACGGCCATAGTCATTTTTTGCACTTCGATCAACGCTTCCTCCATGCTGACGCGCCCCAGTGAATACTGCGTGATGTAAGCATTGGCTTTTTCTTCCGCCGCGCTCACATCCTGCAGCCCGCCGATCGCCGCATCCAACATGACCTGAAACGGCGAAGTGTTCTGCACATTGACCGGAGCCACTATCGTATTCGCACCGGTCTGCACCGGATTTAAACCGCCGATCGCCGGTATTCCTTCCGCCATAAATTTTTCCTCCTTGTTTTTATTGTTTTTTAATTCTCGGCGCTACTGCGCCAGCTCCAAACTGGCCTGCATCATCGCTTTGGTGTTGTTAAAAACCACCACGTTATTTTCAAACGCCCCGCTAATCTCTGACAGCTGGATCAGCTCCTCGGTAATATTCACGTTAGGATACAGGACAAAACCACTTTCGTCAGCATCGGGATGATCGGGCTGATAGACGCGCCGAAATTTTTTCTCGGCGTTTTTCTCCGGCCCGACCGAGACCACCTGCACGCCGTTCATCACTGGCTGCCCGGCGCGGCCGCGCGTTTTGAAATTTTCCGCCGGGCGCAGGATCACCACTTTGCGGCGGTAAGGCAGTCCATCGGCGGTTTTAGTCGTGTCCATATTGGCGATGTTTTCCGCGGTAACCTGCGCCTTGGTGCGCTGGGCGATGGCCCCCGAAGCG
This genomic interval carries:
- a CDS encoding flagellar hook-basal body complex protein FliE, with protein sequence MAEGIPAIGGLNPVQTGANTIVAPVNVQNTSPFQVMLDAAIGGLQDVSAAEEKANAYITQYSLGRVSMEEALIEVQKMTMAVQMATTVVNQVVSTFKEIEQIPV
- the flgC gene encoding flagellar basal body rod protein FlgC, encoding MRKIFGAAALVWLAWCFGAAVGLENALDISASGAIAQRTKAQVTAENIANMDTTKTADGLPYRRKVVILRPAENFKTRGRAGQPVMNGVQVVSVGPEKNAEKKFRRVYQPDHPDADESGFVLYPNVNITEELIQLSEISGAFENNVVVFNNTKAMMQASLELAQ